A single Vespula vulgaris chromosome 3, iyVesVulg1.1, whole genome shotgun sequence DNA region contains:
- the LOC127062268 gene encoding probable cytochrome P450 6a13: MLELLKEFLDPFLLIGLFIVSLYFYFTATFNFWENLCVPFKKPTVLVGNFGPLLLFRKSQPEGVKEMYEWFKNERFFGVFRVRSPILILRDPDLVKSICVKDFVCFANRGIPTNNSQDPLSGHLFNLEGRKWKGLRSKLTPTFSSGKLKRMFYLLAECSEEFRKLINKACEGKTAVEVRELAAKFTIDVIGSCAFGIQINALTDEDSEFHRAAKKLSRPSYKTTLWRMLRTAMPKLYKFLSVQVIDPEVTMFFKNVVSQMIKQRESCDQRRHDFMDLLVELKNKGSLENEIGSISQTLNEEDVQAAKEIELDENSIAAQAFVFFAAGYETSSNTIAFCLHELALNEEIQEKTRRDINDSIMKRDGKLTYDAVQDMKYLDLVILETLRKYPPAPLLSRRCEYKYQIPGSKVELPAGMRVVIPIYGLHHDPDHYPDPETFNPDRFMDENKRTRHPYTYLPFGEGPRACIGIRFALLQIKIGIISFLRNHGVQVSNKTVHPIRFSRRSLVTTSEDGFWLNITSESENS; encoded by the exons aTGTTGGAACTATTGAAAGAATTTCTGGatcctttccttttaattggcctttttatcgttagtttatatttttattttacggcTACTTTCAATTTTTGGGAGAATCTTTGCGTGCCATTTAAGAAGCCAACAGTTTTGGTCGGTAATTTTGGACCcttgttattatttcgaaaatctCAGCCAGAAGGAGTGAAGGAAATGTATGAGTGGTTCAAGAATGAAAGATTCTTTGGGGTTTTCCGTGTCAGATCACcgattttaatattaagaGATCCCGATCTCGTGAAGAGCATTTGCGTGAAGGACTTTGTTTGTTTCGCAAATCGTGGTATACCAACCAATAATTCTCAG gATCCATTGTCAGGTCATCTCTTCAAtttggaaggaagaaaatggaaGGGTCTCAGGTCGAAATTAACGCCCACTTTCTCTTCGGGCAAGCTAAAacgtatgttttatttattggcCGAGTGTTCCGAAGAATTTCGGAAACTTATCAACAAAGCTTGCGAGGGAAAAACAGCTGTGGAGGTTCGTGAGCTAGCAGCAAAATTTACGATCGACGTCATCGGTAGCTGTGCTTTTGGCATACAAATAAATGCTTTGACCGACGAAGACTCCGAATTCCATAGGGCTGCGAAGAAACTCTCAAGGCCAAGTTACAAGACGACGTTGTGGAGGATGCTTCGCACAGCTATGCCTAAGCTCTACAAGTTCCTAAGTGTTCAGGTCATCGATCCTGAGGTTACTATGTTTTTCAAGAACGTCGTGTCGCAGATGATCAAGCAACGAGAGAGCTGCGACCAAAGGAGACACGATTTTATGGATCTCTTAGTGGAACTGAAGAACAAAGGAAGCTTAGAAAACGAAATAGGATCGATATCGCAAACATTGAACGAAGAGGATGTTCAAGCCGCAAAGGAAATTG AGCTCGATGAAAATTCCATCGCGGCCCAGGCCTTCGTTTTCTTTGCAGCCGGTTACGAAACTTCGTCCAACACAATAGCGTTCTGTCTGCACGAGTTGGCGTTAAATGAAGAGATTCAAGAAAAGACTAGGCGAGATATTAACGACTCCATAATGAAACGAGATGGGAAATTAACTTACGATGCAGTTCAGGATATGAAATATCTCGACTTGGTGATACTAG AAACTCTTAGAAAATATCCACCAGCTCCGTTACTCTCTCGAAGATGCGAATACAAATATCAAATACCTGGAAGCAAAGTCGAACTTCCGGCTGGAATGAGAGTGGTCATACCGATTTATGGTCTCCATCATGATCCTGACCACTATCCAGATCCTGAAACGTTTAATCCTGACAGATTTATGGACGAGAATAAACGAACGAGACATCCGTATACGTATCTTCCGTTTGGAGAGGGTCCACGTGCTTGTATAG GAATCCGGTTCGCGTTGCTGCAAATTAAAATTGGAATAATTTCCTTCTTGAGAAATCATGGAGTTCAGGTTTCCAATAAAACGGTTCATCCCATAAGATTCAGCAGGCGCAGCCTTGTTACTACGAGCGAAGATGGATTTTGGCTTAATATTACCTCAGAATCGGagaattcttaa